The genomic window CTACTACATGGACATGCGGGCCGTCTGCCACAACTGGCGCTCCGCCATGGCCGACCCATGTCCACCCGGCGATGGCGCCAGCGACCTCCCCTTCCGCCCTCGGCATTGGGTCATGCTGGACGAGGACTACTCCAAGGACGACGCCGACGCTCCTTGCCTCTTCCTCAACGTCCGCACGGGACGCTACCTCCGCCGCCGCGTCGCCATGCTCCGCGACCACGTTCTCGTCGGCGCCTCCGACGGcctcctcgtgctaaagaagaagaACAGTTGCGTTATCCAAAGTATACAGGGTGAATGTTGAGCGGAACGTGCTGGAACCCGTAGAGGGCATCGGCTGCCGCGCGCTCTTTCTTGGTCATCGCAGGTGTCTCTCCGTCGATGCCGACAATCTTCCATCCATCGATCGCAACTGCATATATTACTCGGTCATGGAATGCGGAATAGACATGATTGAGTGGGGTGCTACGTACATGTATGACCTCAGCAACAATGGCAAGAGAGAGGACATCTTCGGCAGCATAGCCAGCTATTTCACCCTCCTCGTTCGCCCTCTTAGTCTTGTTCAGGTACTTCTCACCTGCTGCAATGTTCTTGAGGAGTAACAAATCAACCTGAATCGAGGGCAACAAACATAATCtgcatgcatagtacttgtacttgtGCTTGCTTACTCTCCCTTTATTTAGTTATGTCATATATTTCCCAATGTAATTTTTATTTATCTTGCTAGGTCTTCTTAGCAGCGCTCTCAGGGTCTGGTTTCTTTTTGAAATTGCATATATGAAAATTAATGGATCTCATTCGTCGGTCCTCTTGCTGCCATTGACTCCTCACTTCATTTTATTCAGAACAACACTGCTATGTATGCAATACTCATCGCAATATTTTGGTATGATGCCCTACATCCAACCATCCATCCATAGAACAAAGTGCACCACACCACCAGATAAACAATCGTGAGAGGATCCAGACTCGAAAGTGTCGGGGTGTAAAGTAGTTTCGTGTTTGTAAAGCTAGAACACTGCTCCATAGTGAAACACACAGCAAGAAGACACAATTAACAGATGTTAAAAGGAGCAATAGCTACAAAAATGGAACAGAACCACTCAACAACCCCTTATATCTAGTTAAGAGATGGAAAAAAAAGGAAAGTTGGATTCACTTTTGCATATAAACCGAGCTAATACAGTCCATTTTTTCTTTACGATCCATGTATTAGTACTACAGATACTAGGACAATGGCCGTACGTTGGTACGGCACAAGGCAAAAAATGTCTCAAGCACGTTAATTACAACAAACACTAAATTTCTCTTCCGGCATCCCATGTTTTGATCGACCATTGTGATTCCCACGCAGGCTTAAATTTGAAGGTCAAATTTAAGCACCTAACAAAGAGAAGTGTTTGGTTCTTTTAGTGTTGTTTTGTGTAGAGTGTGGGATCGAGGAAGGACGTGCGTGGAAAAAAAATTGTCACTCCATTCTTATGATGCCTAATTTTCAGAACACGATCAACCGAACCTCTAATGCAGAAGTCCATTAGCTTAAGTGAGAGAGTTCCACATATTTACCTGCATAGACATCACTTTGTCCCAAGATAACTTTGGCCACAAAAGAAAATTCAGACGTACAACACATAAGATCAATGAACTTTGCAAACAAAATAAGTGGATTCTTCAGTTCGTTCAAATAAGCAAGACCCTAGAATAGTAGAATTCATGTTTGTTCCGGATTTTATTCATCTCCGTCGTGGTGGTGGGGCTCATGTTCGACAATATATAGTTTTCTCTCCTCTGCTTCTGACAAGATATGGTTATCCTCCCGTCTTCTTGATCAGACGGGGTCAAGCAGATGATAGTCTACAAATGCACTGCGAACAAGTAATAAACTAATAACATAAAGCTTGGTCGCTTGAAATGAGGGATTTTGTTGGAGCTCCGCGCACAACAGAACCAGAGTCAAACTCAGAACTCAGTTTCAGAACACAACTACTGTACTGAACTCAACGAACACGTGCTGTGATTCACTCACAAATGTGTTAAGAATTCCGAAGTGAACACATAATAGTTGAGCGTCCAAAATCAGGTTGAACCAACAGGACCATCCTCGGCTTCCCAGGTGCTAGGATTTCTGAACTGACGGGGAGCCTAAATAAGCACAGCTCAGTTGTTCTGTTTGCCGGTTACTTGAGTCTGACACTACAGTTGCTAATTTTCGTTTAGACTGACTCGTGGCTGTTCAGTAGCAAGGAACTGGCACATGGAGTACTAAATTCCGTTGTCCATTCTCCTCCTAGCCCCcgcgggcgactcgggcggcggcgcaaCCTCCCCCTCTCCTCTTTTCCTCCCGCCCTCGCCGCCGGGGCAATGCCCCTCGCGGTGGCTGGTGACAGGGCCCCTTTCTCCGCTGCTTGTGGGTGGCCGGTGCGGGGCGGCTGATCCTTGCGGCGGACGTGGTGCTGAACAAGATTGACACAGAGGGACAAAACTGGCGGGCTGCGGCTCTGTTGAGCGAAGATAACTCTCTACCGATTAGGGTGGACAGGTTGGCTAGTGGCGAGTAGTCCCTATAGGTTTCGTGGTGTGGCTCTTTAGCCGTGGTTGAGTTGTAAAAACCTTTGCTGTCATGGCACTTTCTATCTATGATCTCAATACGACATTCCTAACGTATCCTTGAAAAAAAAACCGATAGTTAGCAAATGAACAAATTCAACGTTTGAACTGACTGATGGGTTTTCACTTTTCAGTAGCTGTTAGTGCACGAGCCAGAATTTTAAAAACTTTGAAGCAGCTTGGTCAAGTGTTAAAGAAGAAAAATTCCGAGGACCATGTTTATGTTGATACTCATattaaaatggccgtatgcatccctagttggtgcagaggccgggaagtgaaAATCTCTTCCATTTTAGACGGAATTCCATACGCTTTGGTTAGACCCAGCTAATGTGGCTCCCTCTCGCGACCCCCTTGCGCCACCACCCAGGGGGACCAACTCCTCGCGCCGCCAGCCTTCCCGCGAGGCAAATCTCTACCGCGCGTCGCTGCCGCCGGcactggccgcggtggtggcggcgcccgacgcctaaaGGGCTAGGGTAGGAGGGAAGCGGCGGATCTCCCATCAGGCGGCTGGGGGGCCTCGTGCAGGGTCTTCGCGCGGCAGCCATGGTGGCGTCCTGGCTGTGCGGCGGCAGCCGGCGAACCCAGGGCTGGCGAGGTTCTCCGGTGGGATTCTCCCCTATGCGATGGGCAGCGGCGGTGGCCGTGGATCTGGCGCCCCGGCCAAATCCGTCGCGGTTTGGTTATGGCCGGCCGGCGGTGCATGATGGGTCTGGGATGGGGCGACCGAAGGTCCTCAACTGGCTTTCCGACGGCACCATATGTCTTCATGGCGAGGTTCCGCTCGGTTCCAGCCAACCGCGAGATCGGGACGAcgtggcttccggtgaaaatcgTGCCTAACTACGGTCTtgacggacgatggcggcgtctcggaCATCGTTCCCTTCTCAAGacatcgtcgttgcaggtcacgtcaacctgatcgggaagttccgaggaaaaccctagatctgggtctatcGGATCGGACGATGACGGCGCCTTCGGTGTAGTTCTCCCTCCTCGGGGCATCGTTTTGAAGCAAGTGCtggttggaggggacaagaggGGGGGCGGTGATTTATCTTGCCCATTGATGAcgacggatctcggcggcgtggcgcagtggagactcggcgcccgatgcgcggAGTTGGACTCGCGCAGGATGgcgacgctgtctggcgtcatggtggcgtcggcgacagctagaccgggcaaggtagatgcaacagtacagctctgaagatggattgatggcaggtggctgcggcggccttaTACCCGGCAGGCTTcttggttgaggagcacgccggactggtgggtgcccatatccggcaggcgtcctggttggaacctcaggtcttagatgttaggtttggctgcgaggtctgtttggtattaggcccaaacTATCAGCGCCTCTTCATCAACTGGAGAGGAGTGGCGACAGATGTTGCTTacacggtggctttagtcttactattgtatgactttgtaaggttttctgttaataattaataaagtgactgTATGCATCTCCAGATACAAAGGCCGGGGTCTTCCtcctttaaaaaaatgttaaagaaGAAAAGACAGGTCTGAACTAGCTGTCCTTTTGACTGTTTGTTGTTTGATTAATTGCTCTCCTTTTCTTTCACTGTGTTCTGCACTGAAATGATTGAGATGCTTTGCTTAGCACAAGTGGGCATGGAATGATTGAGATGCTTTCTGCACATATTTTTCATATCAACCCCGGTTTTTTCTGATTTTATGCCGCCCTGGAATCGTTTACAAATAATGTTTTATTTTGATGATCGTTTTGCACAAGCGAGTTCATTATTCTTCCAAGTAGGGCACTTGCGAGTTGGGACAATATCTGTTACTGCTCATACTGATCGATGAGTAGGATCCAGACATATGGGAAAACAAAAATTACCCGGCTCAGCTCTTGATTGAAGAAACTAGCAAAGTAGAAAGGCTTTGCTCTGAAATATGAGAGGATGGGAGGAGCTAATCACAATCAGAGAAGATGCAACCCCCACTAATTGAGCCTGGCATCTATTCTTCCTCTCCGCGTTGGTCTTTCTCGCCCCTTCTCAACCAGCGGCTCcgctccatccatccatccacgcTGCCGCTCCTTCTTCTCCACCTTCCCAACCCCCcctgcggctgcggctgctgctgctgcacctACGTCTGCTGCTGCTTCGTTGCTTCACCTGTCTGCTGAATAAGGTTTGTCTCCCTGTCTCCAGTTCAGTCGTCGCCTTGAAGTTTTATAATTTGACCAGCTTCGGATATTTATACTTTATTCTCACTGATTAGTAGGAGTATATAATTTCACGGGCTTTGGATCTTGGGTGCATCTAGATTTCACTGGCTTTGGATATCAAGGTGGATCTGGAGTTTATTTTCTTTGAAAAAAAGGTATTTGGATCTAGAGGACGATACCTCAAGTTAATTAACTCTGGATTTTCCAACACTTCAGGTGGATCTAAAACAGGCCTCCAAGAGGCTGATGTAATGACCGCAATGGAAACTATTTCAGTTACTCCGAACTTGCCTTTCAGTTACTCACTCTTGCAGCTCAGGTACAGTCTCTGGCCCCATTACCTTTTTGCTTCAGAAACTTCAGTTAATTAACTCTGTATTTCTCGGACGGGAATCATTTCAGGTGGATCTAAATCAGGCCTCCACCGACGGCGCCTCCGCTGCACGTAGCATGCTTCTGCTCCTGGAGTAATGGCCGCAATGGAAGCTTTTTCAGTCACTCCAAGCTTCCCTTTCAGTTAATCACTCTTCCAGCTCAGGTACTGATGCTTAGAGCATTATGCTTTTCCTCTGAAAATCCTTGGAAATAAAAAAGTTGTTTCTATGTTATGGATGGATTGTTGAGACGACTCTAAAGTCTCTGCCGCCGTTGGTTTCTTGGCCTTTTTGCTGGAAATTCGTTCCATTCAGCAGGCTGTTTAAATGTTTCAGGTGCACCGCAAGTATAAATAGAGAGCCAAGATAAAACAAACTTGCCCAGCCACTGATGGCTGCAATAATGGTGAGCGCTTCAACTGGGGTGATGAACTCTCTCCTGCGTAAGCTGGCCACCTTGATGGGGGACGAGTTCGCCAAGCTAACGAACTTGAGGAAGGAGGTTAAGCACATCATTGATGAGCTGGGCAGTATGAAGGGTGCTCTGGAGAGCCTTGCAGATGTGGATGAGCTAGATATACAGACGACGAGGTGGAGAGACGAGGTCAGGGAGATGTCTTATGACATCGAGGATATTATCGATGACTTCATGTGCAAAAttggggagaagaagaaaaaatctgGGTTTGTCCACGACACTATTCAACGCCACAAAACTTCAAGGGCCCGCCATCAGATTGCTGGTCAGATTGAGGACATAAAAAAACTTGTGCGTGAAACAAGTGAACGGCGTAAAAGATATAAGCTCGATGCCCCCAAATCACATAGTGTGGCAATTGACCAACGAGTTGTCGCACTCTATGAAAATGCAGCTAAACTTGTTGGTATGGAGGGCCCAACCAAAGAGATTATCAGTTGCCTAAACGATGAGGAGAAGGATAAAAAGCTGAAGGTTGTATCAAT from Triticum aestivum cultivar Chinese Spring chromosome 3B, IWGSC CS RefSeq v2.1, whole genome shotgun sequence includes these protein-coding regions:
- the LOC123072670 gene encoding disease resistance protein PIK6-NP isoform X1, producing MAAIMVSASTGVMNSLLRKLATLMGDEFAKLTNLRKEVKHIIDELGSMKGALESLADVDELDIQTTRWRDEVREMSYDIEDIIDDFMCKIGEKKKKSGFVHDTIQRHKTSRARHQIAGQIEDIKKLVRETSERRKRYKLDAPKSHSVAIDQRVVALYENAAKLVGMEGPTKEIISCLNDEEKDKKLKVVSIVGFGGLGKTTLANEVYHKLKGRFHCGAFVPVSQKPNIPKLLHSLLTQHGRGQSFHDCELNVLLDQLRENLKKRVFCQDGYSTVATCSGLEGATAIRTRTCGSDGGENGGGRSGGGQHGQAREEEGSDMI
- the LOC123072670 gene encoding disease resistance protein PIK6-NP isoform X2, which gives rise to MAAIMVSASTGVMNSLLRKLATLMGDEFAKLTNLRKEVKHIIDELGSMKGALESLADVDELDIQTTRWRDEVREMSYDIEDIIDDFMCKIGEKKKKSGFVHDTIQRHKTSRARHQIAGQIEDIKKLVRETSERRKRYKLDAPKSHSVAIDQRVVALYENAAKLVGMEGPTKEIISCLNDEEKDKKLKVVSIVGFGGLGKTTLANEVYHKLKGRFHCGAFVPVSQKPNIPKLLHSLLTQHGRGQSFHDCELNVLLDQLRENLKKRGTWLSLMIYGMHQHGILLNVLSQKMNFIVD